The Zhihengliuella sp. ISTPL4 genomic interval TCACATCGTCGATGCGTCGCGCCGAACGAAAGCTGTTCTGATGAGCACCGCCCTCGACACCCGTCAGGAGCCGACCACCGAGGCGATCGTCTCGGGACGGTCCTCCGCGCCGCGGCGACGCTCGCGTCGCACCAACGACACGCCGTTCGTCGGTCGGCTTCTCGCCAACGTCTTCCTCTGGGGCTACGCGCTCGTCGCGATCGGCCCGCTGCTGCTCATGGTCAACAACTCGCTGCGCACTCAGCAGCAGATCGCCACCGAGCCGCTCGGACTCCCTGTCCCGCCGACGTTCACCAGCTTCCAGAACGCGTGGATCACCGCCTCGTTCGACACGTACTTCCTCAATTCGATCACCGTCACGGTCGGGTCGGTCATCGTCACCACGGTCGTGTCGGTGCTCGCCGCCTACGCTTTCGCGCGGGCAAGGGCGAAGTTCTTCCGCGGCATCGAGGCCGTGTTCCTCTCCGGGCTCATGCTGCCGGTGCACCTGGCCATCTTGCCGCTGTTCTACCTGCTCGACTCCCTCAAGATGACGAGCAACGTGTTCAGCCTGATCCTCGTGTACGGTGCCCTCGGCATCCCGTTCACCACGTTCGTGCTGACCGTGTTCTTCCGGGCGCTGCCCATCGAGCTGGAGGAGGCGGCGCGCATCGACGGCGCCGGACCGTTCCGCACGTTCCTGCAGATCCTGCTACCGCTGGTG includes:
- a CDS encoding carbohydrate ABC transporter permease, which codes for MSTALDTRQEPTTEAIVSGRSSAPRRRSRRTNDTPFVGRLLANVFLWGYALVAIGPLLLMVNNSLRTQQQIATEPLGLPVPPTFTSFQNAWITASFDTYFLNSITVTVGSVIVTTVVSVLAAYAFARARAKFFRGIEAVFLSGLMLPVHLAILPLFYLLDSLKMTSNVFSLILVYGALGIPFTTFVLTVFFRALPIELEEAARIDGAGPFRTFLQILLPLVRPALATVIVFRFVPVWNDFFYPLILLRDRDSYTLPVGLTRFFGEYSTDWPQLFAGLTIATIPLVVLFLLATKQIINGLTSGMSK